A single Lactuca sativa cultivar Salinas chromosome 8, Lsat_Salinas_v11, whole genome shotgun sequence DNA region contains:
- the LOC111910586 gene encoding probable serine/threonine-protein kinase PIX13 translates to MGACFSSSSSTNQTTNTGNLSSAISQTTITSTTTNSSSSGISSNVSGNSQFSAASGGDDRQPGGQILPHPNLRVFSFAELKTATRNFRSDTVLGEGGFGKVYKGWIEDKSSSKNSVIAVKKLNSESMQGLAEWQAEVDFLGRLQHPNLVKLLGYCYEGTELLLVYEFMQKGSLENHLFGRGSTVQPLPWDLRLKILIGAAQGLAFLHTSEKQVIYRDFKASNILLDGSYNAKISDFGLAKIGPSASQSHVTTRVMGTYGYAAPEYVSTGHLYVKSDVYGFGIVLVEMLTGLRALDTNRPAAQQNLSDWVKPYLADRRKMKDIMDSRLEGRYPSRAAGQIAQLALRCMENEPKTRPSMKEVVEKLEQLDAINGRPRVPRVHHSSHHYSQPQHTQQRSPHHRRSPQPHAVKEGSRGSRRSPKGW, encoded by the exons ATGGGTGCttgcttttcttcttcttcttccactaaTCAAACGACGAACACTGGCAATCTCAGTTCAG CCATTTCACAGACCACCATCACCAGCACTACTACAAATTCATCATCATCAGGAATAAGCAGCAATGTCTCCGGCAACAGCCAGTTCTCGGCGGCAAGTGGCGGTGATGACCGACAGCCTGGCGGCCAGATCTTGCCCCATCCCAATCTCAGAGTATTCAGCTTTGCTGAACTCAAAACTGCCACTAGAAATTTCAGAAGTGATACAGTTTTAGGAGAAGgtggttttggaaaagtctataaAGGCTGGATTGAAGACAAGTCAAGTTCAAAAAATAGTGTAATTGCAGTCAAAAAATTGAATTCAGAGAGCATGCAAGGGTTGGCAGAATGGCAG GCAGAGGTGGATTTTCTAGGAAGGCTTCAACATCCAAACCTTGTGAAGCTATTGGGATATTGTTACGAGGGTACAGAGTTGCTACTCGTATACGAGTTTATGCAAAAGGGAAGCTTGGAAAATCACTTATTTGGAA GAGGCTCAACAGTTCAACCACTTCCGTGGGATCTACGGCTAAAGATTTTGATAGGAGCGGCTCAAGGGTTAGCATTTTTGCACACTTCTGAGAAACAAGTTATCTATAGAGATTTCAAGGCGTCAAATATTTTGCTCGATGGG TCTTATAACGCAAAGATATCGGACTTTGGGCTTGCGAAAATTGGCCCTTCGGCTAGTCAATCACACGTAACAACTCGGGTCATGGGGACTTACGGCTATGCTGCTCCTGAATATGTTTCTACAG GGCATTTGTATGTGAAGAGTGACGTCTATGGTTTTGGAATTGTATTGGTTGAAATGTTAACGGGCTTGCGGGCACTTGACACTAACCGCCCGGCTGCCCAACAAAATTTGAGCGATTGGGTGAAGCCCTATTTAGCTGACCGAAGGAAAATGAAGGACATAATGGACTCGCGGCTCGAAGGAAGATACCCTTCAAGGGCTGCGGGCCAAATTGCCCAATTAGCCCTCAGATGCATGGAAAATGAACCGAAAACCCGCCCCTCAATGAAAGAAGTGGTTGAAAAGCTAGAACAACTTGATGCCATAAACGGAAGGCCAAGGGTACCAAGAGTACACCATTCCTCTCATCATTACTCACAACCTCAACATACCCAACAACGTTCACCTCATCATCGTCGTTCCCCACAACCTCATGCTGTGAAAGAAGGGAGCCGAGGAAGCCGTCGCTCACCGAAAGGGTGGTGA